Proteins found in one Seonamhaeicola sp. S2-3 genomic segment:
- a CDS encoding YifB family Mg chelatase-like AAA ATPase translates to MLKKVFGSAVFGVEATTITVEVNVNKGVGYHLVGLPDNAIKESNYRIAAALQNNGYKIPGKKITINMAPADLRKEGSAYDLTLAVGILAASNQIKAENLDKYLIMGELSLDGSLQPIKGALPIAIKAREEGFKGFILPRQNAKEAAIVNDLEVYGVDNIKQVINYFDKGEALEQTIIDTRKEFYKNLEFPEHDFADVKGQEGIKRCMEIAAAGGHNIILIGPPGAGKTMLAKRLPSILPPMTLQEALETTKIHSVVGRVKENTGLMAQRPFRSPHHTISDVALVGGGAYPQPGEISLSHNGVLFLDELPEFKRSVLEVMRQPLEDREVTISRAKFTVTYPSSFMLVASMNPSPSGYFNDPDAPVTSSPAEMQRYLSKISGPLLDRIDIHIEVTPVPFDKLSDDRKGESSVDIRKRVTAARDIQSKRFAKNESVHYNAQMNTKQIRKYCVLNDDSKQLLKTAMERLNLSARAYDRILKVARTIADLEGSEHINGAHISEAIQYRSLDRDGWLG, encoded by the coding sequence ATGCTTAAAAAAGTATTTGGTAGCGCCGTTTTTGGTGTAGAAGCTACAACCATTACCGTTGAAGTTAATGTAAATAAAGGTGTGGGCTATCATTTAGTAGGGTTGCCCGATAATGCCATAAAAGAAAGTAATTACCGTATTGCCGCAGCACTTCAAAACAATGGTTATAAAATTCCAGGTAAAAAGATAACCATTAACATGGCTCCAGCCGATTTAAGAAAGGAGGGAAGCGCATACGATTTAACCCTTGCTGTTGGAATATTAGCAGCTTCTAACCAAATTAAGGCAGAAAATTTAGATAAATATTTAATCATGGGTGAACTGTCTTTAGACGGAAGTTTGCAACCCATTAAAGGTGCATTACCCATTGCTATTAAAGCTAGAGAAGAGGGCTTTAAAGGCTTTATTCTTCCTAGGCAAAACGCAAAAGAAGCCGCTATTGTAAATGATTTAGAGGTTTACGGAGTAGATAATATAAAACAAGTAATTAATTATTTTGATAAAGGCGAAGCCTTAGAACAAACCATTATTGATACCCGTAAAGAATTTTATAAAAACCTAGAATTTCCAGAGCACGATTTTGCCGATGTAAAAGGACAAGAAGGTATAAAACGGTGCATGGAAATTGCAGCAGCTGGCGGACATAACATAATTTTAATAGGACCTCCAGGAGCAGGTAAAACCATGTTAGCAAAACGCTTACCAAGTATTTTACCACCTATGACTTTACAAGAAGCTTTAGAAACCACCAAAATACATTCTGTAGTTGGTAGAGTAAAGGAAAACACTGGGCTTATGGCGCAACGTCCGTTTCGTAGCCCTCATCACACTATAAGTGATGTTGCACTCGTAGGCGGAGGGGCATATCCGCAACCTGGAGAAATTTCGTTGTCTCATAACGGGGTTTTATTTTTAGATGAATTACCCGAGTTTAAACGCAGTGTTTTAGAGGTAATGCGTCAACCACTAGAAGATAGAGAAGTTACTATTTCTAGAGCAAAATTTACCGTAACCTATCCGTCGTCTTTTATGTTAGTAGCTAGTATGAACCCTAGTCCTAGTGGCTATTTTAATGACCCCGATGCTCCAGTTACTTCAAGTCCCGCAGAAATGCAGCGGTATTTAAGTAAAATTTCTGGTCCGTTGTTAGATAGAATTGATATTCATATTGAAGTAACACCTGTACCTTTTGATAAGTTGAGTGACGACAGAAAAGGAGAATCTTCAGTAGATATAAGAAAGCGCGTTACGGCTGCCAGAGATATTCAAAGTAAACGATTTGCAAAAAATGAAAGCGTGCATTACAATGCACAGATGAATACTAAGCAAATTAGAAAATACTGTGTGTTAAATGATGATTCTAAACAACTTTTAAAAACGGCTATGGAGCGTTTAAATTTATCAGCCAGAGCTTATGATAGAATTTTAAAAGTAGCCCGTACTATTGCCGATTTAGAAGGTTCTGAACATATAAATGGTGCTCATATTAGCGAAGCTATTCAATACAGAAGTTTAGATAGAGATGGTTGGTTGGGGTAA
- a CDS encoding DUF5004 domain-containing protein has protein sequence MKKPILFIKSLIFASVLFVGCDSSDDIECPEALTGELSEKETSFTGTWSLISVVTEDEIDLTDDDTDNPTTDLYSQLSDCENDMVYTFENDRTYTQYLGKNAEDCDYQQEITGTWQLTENNNLVFVTNCTSGGYSIEFNEEETEFSFESTYDFTDVDGYTITSKTTFTYGKSI, from the coding sequence ATGAAAAAACCTATTTTATTTATTAAAAGTTTAATTTTTGCTAGTGTTTTATTTGTTGGTTGTGACAGTTCTGACGACATTGAATGCCCTGAAGCATTAACTGGTGAATTATCTGAAAAAGAAACCAGTTTTACAGGAACTTGGTCGCTTATAAGTGTTGTTACAGAAGATGAAATTGATTTAACCGATGATGACACCGATAACCCAACTACAGATTTATACAGTCAATTATCCGATTGTGAAAATGACATGGTTTACACTTTTGAAAACGATAGAACTTACACGCAATATTTAGGGAAAAATGCAGAAGATTGTGACTACCAACAAGAAATTACAGGTACATGGCAACTTACAGAGAACAATAATTTAGTATTTGTTACTAATTGTACTAGCGGAGGATATTCAATTGAATTTAATGAAGAAGAAACCGAATTTTCTTTTGAAAGTACTTATGACTTTACCGATGTTGATGGATATACTATTACCTCCAAAACAACATTTACTTACGGTAAGTCTATTTAA
- a CDS encoding OmpA family protein yields the protein MKNNISITIFSIILFGTFWLLPAQDKKLNKATEKYSQMDYVEAQKIYLSVAEKGYESEELFTKLGNTYYFNAKYDEAAKWYGRLFKLNPDQEANILLRYSQSLRAIGKSSSSKKYYNAYVEKRGNDPQLRQAIDYLSLIEENSGRYQLRTIEAIYNENHITFGHTQVGDTLVYSSTEDINTVLNKKSGWDGLSFLSLYEVEIDSVGNTTSKPRKIRGVLNSKYHESSAVYTKDRTTMYLTRSNLTYEDKNNDQNLKIYRSVKKDGKWQEPKELHFNSDHYSCAHPALSPDETKLYFSSNRPGGYGESDLYVASIAPDGTIGAPKNLGAKINTSGKETFPFVSKSNELYFSSDGHFGLGGLDVFYVKIEDGGYGNLLNVGRPINTYADDFAFGIDSDTKRGFISSNRTDTEGHFVRDNIYTFVETAPIKDVYKALIEGYVTDKQTGEPISEATITFRDSEGNIYKELSTDKSGYFSVNTNKYQTYTIRATHDMYDTDEKISEAGYESQRIDFQLQKNRVELVEGTDLAKVLNIPIIYFDFDKSDIRPDAAVELEKVLAVLNEYPELRINIRSHTDSRGSDSYNAILSEKRAASTLNYLVSKGISRNRLQSEGLGETELVNGCSNGVPCTKAEHQANRRSEFIVVE from the coding sequence ATGAAAAACAATATCAGCATTACCATCTTTTCAATTATACTCTTTGGGACGTTTTGGTTACTACCCGCCCAAGATAAAAAACTAAACAAAGCCACAGAGAAATATTCTCAAATGGACTATGTGGAAGCTCAAAAGATATACTTATCAGTAGCAGAAAAAGGTTATGAGTCAGAAGAGCTTTTTACCAAGCTAGGAAACACCTATTATTTTAATGCTAAGTATGATGAAGCAGCAAAATGGTACGGTCGTTTGTTTAAATTAAACCCAGATCAGGAAGCAAATATTTTGTTACGTTACTCTCAATCGCTTAGGGCAATTGGTAAATCGTCAAGTTCCAAAAAATACTATAACGCTTATGTAGAAAAGAGGGGCAATGACCCACAGTTAAGGCAAGCTATAGATTATTTATCTTTAATAGAAGAAAACTCAGGTAGATATCAGTTGCGTACTATAGAGGCAATTTATAATGAAAATCACATCACTTTTGGTCATACTCAGGTAGGCGATACGTTGGTATATTCTTCAACAGAAGATATAAATACGGTATTAAACAAAAAAAGTGGTTGGGATGGATTAAGCTTTCTTTCGTTGTACGAGGTAGAGATAGATTCAGTAGGAAATACAACAAGCAAACCACGAAAAATAAGAGGTGTGCTTAACAGTAAGTACCATGAGTCATCGGCAGTTTATACTAAGGACAGAACAACAATGTATCTTACCCGCAGTAATCTAACTTATGAAGATAAGAATAACGATCAAAATTTAAAGATTTATCGTTCAGTTAAGAAGGATGGTAAGTGGCAAGAACCCAAAGAATTACATTTTAATAGCGATCACTATTCTTGTGCGCACCCAGCTTTAAGTCCAGATGAGACCAAGTTATATTTTTCCTCAAATCGCCCAGGAGGGTATGGAGAGTCAGATCTTTACGTAGCAAGTATAGCTCCAGATGGTACAATAGGAGCGCCCAAAAACTTAGGGGCAAAGATTAATACATCAGGAAAAGAAACTTTTCCATTTGTTTCAAAATCCAATGAGCTGTATTTTTCTTCAGATGGTCACTTTGGTTTAGGCGGATTGGATGTGTTTTATGTAAAGATAGAAGATGGGGGTTATGGTAATCTTTTGAATGTAGGGCGTCCTATAAATACCTATGCAGACGATTTTGCTTTTGGGATAGATAGTGACACAAAACGAGGCTTTATTAGTTCTAACCGTACCGATACCGAAGGTCATTTTGTACGTGATAATATATATACATTTGTAGAGACTGCACCTATAAAAGATGTGTACAAAGCCTTGATAGAAGGCTATGTTACTGATAAACAAACTGGCGAGCCAATATCAGAAGCTACTATAACGTTTAGAGATTCTGAAGGAAATATCTATAAGGAGCTTAGTACAGACAAATCAGGATATTTTTCAGTAAATACCAATAAATACCAAACTTATACCATTCGCGCAACTCACGATATGTATGATACCGATGAGAAAATATCAGAAGCAGGTTATGAATCTCAAAGAATAGATTTCCAATTACAGAAGAACAGAGTAGAACTTGTAGAAGGAACCGATTTGGCAAAGGTTTTAAATATACCAATCATTTACTTTGATTTTGATAAGTCTGATATCCGTCCAGATGCTGCAGTAGAATTAGAGAAAGTGTTAGCTGTTTTAAACGAATATCCAGAGTTACGAATTAATATTAGATCTCATACAGATAGTAGAGGAAGCGATTCTTACAATGCAATATTATCTGAAAAACGTGCAGCCTCAACTCTAAACTATTTAGTGTCTAAAGGTATTAGTAGAAATAGATTACAATCAGAAGGTTTAGGAGAGACAGAATTGGTAAACGGTTGTAGCAATGGTGTACCATGTACAAAAGCAGAGCATCAAGCTAACAGACGTAGTGAGTTTATAGTAGTTGAGTAA
- a CDS encoding choice-of-anchor L domain-containing protein yields the protein MNPIINNISRCLLVFLLVFTTISTCAQTPVQATIENTNLTDAQILSAFNGTGMTLYLDTGDGLVSGTRSEQIATFSNGLNAGFGMDEGILFTTGRASDDLASRNNNVAKSFQAQSTTYTDSDLTGIFSQAINDVVIYKFKVTLDSNTTAIRAVFQFGSEEYPNYVGSYFNDAFGFFVRPISAGATLPGGASVINMARLPNSNNPISINTVNYGYAGSAGSATYSGLDLTQSEHYMVNGHTTTVNSNGRLNSNTNPGPFPVFIEYNGLTKLITYDLKDLTPGGTYEFKIAIADAGDTQYDSGVMLKRVQGTTGADVKIEKVIDMIDPAYGDEIEFTLTASNLGPYDAVGTVVQDVLPNGYTYVSHTADKGTYNPTTGEWSIGDIQAIFEEVELKIRATVNNTGNYTNVATILSDEPDPDYSNNTAIVTPNPICYEELVFYDDFGQSNSSINGGRTTSAYMPANSFAFANAHPTSTSDVQTSIDNNHYAVVSPGYIKNGWNPANLTSYFWTPAFYGENGPEAGAITDISGTQEGAVMAINADTSLDVFYERDINVLQGETYRAGFWMYLVEGPARIAIDIKEKDTGKLMGTFSSDTFPNSGNTQGKWINVELYFSVPTVAEAPCGIGDLVMEFRNDLNSNTGNNYYIDNLTLTRLGSLCPMPATPLVIECPKPSIIITNPMLRSRGRARN from the coding sequence ATGAATCCAATAATAAATAATATTAGTAGATGTTTGTTGGTATTTCTGTTGGTCTTTACCACGATTAGTACGTGTGCTCAAACACCTGTGCAAGCAACTATAGAAAATACCAATCTAACTGACGCTCAAATTTTATCGGCTTTCAACGGTACTGGCATGACCTTGTATTTAGATACAGGTGATGGGCTTGTTAGCGGGACGCGTAGTGAGCAAATAGCTACGTTTAGCAATGGGTTAAATGCAGGTTTCGGTATGGATGAAGGTATTCTTTTTACCACAGGTAGGGCTTCAGATGATTTAGCTAGCAGAAATAATAATGTAGCAAAATCATTCCAAGCACAGAGCACTACTTATACAGACAGTGACTTAACAGGTATTTTTAGTCAAGCAATAAACGACGTAGTTATTTATAAGTTCAAAGTTACTTTAGATAGTAATACCACGGCTATTCGTGCTGTTTTTCAGTTTGGTTCAGAAGAATACCCTAATTATGTTGGTTCATACTTTAATGATGCCTTTGGCTTTTTTGTTCGCCCAATTAGTGCTGGGGCAACCTTGCCAGGTGGTGCATCAGTCATCAATATGGCGCGTTTACCAAATAGTAATAATCCTATTTCTATCAATACAGTAAATTATGGTTATGCGGGTAGCGCAGGATCAGCTACCTATTCAGGATTAGATTTAACTCAATCAGAACATTACATGGTCAATGGACATACAACAACAGTAAATTCAAACGGAAGACTAAACTCTAATACTAACCCGGGTCCTTTTCCTGTCTTTATTGAATATAATGGATTGACTAAGTTGATTACTTACGACCTCAAAGACCTTACACCAGGGGGGACTTATGAATTCAAAATAGCCATCGCTGATGCAGGTGATACTCAGTATGATTCAGGAGTTATGCTTAAAAGAGTACAAGGTACAACAGGTGCTGATGTAAAAATTGAGAAAGTAATCGATATGATAGATCCAGCCTACGGAGACGAAATAGAGTTTACACTAACTGCTTCAAACCTTGGTCCTTATGATGCAGTAGGAACAGTGGTGCAAGATGTATTGCCCAACGGGTATACTTATGTGAGCCATACTGCCGACAAAGGTACATATAACCCTACAACAGGTGAATGGTCTATCGGTGATATCCAAGCAATTTTTGAAGAAGTTGAACTCAAAATTAGAGCCACAGTCAACAATACAGGTAATTATACCAATGTAGCTACTATATTGTCAGATGAACCAGACCCAGATTATAGCAACAACACAGCAATAGTGACACCCAACCCAATTTGCTATGAAGAATTGGTTTTTTATGATGATTTTGGGCAGAGCAATAGCAGCATTAATGGTGGAAGAACAACGTCTGCCTATATGCCTGCAAACAGTTTTGCTTTTGCGAATGCTCATCCAACCTCTACAAGTGATGTACAAACATCAATAGATAACAACCACTATGCTGTTGTCTCTCCTGGTTATATTAAAAATGGGTGGAATCCAGCAAATCTAACCAGTTATTTCTGGACACCAGCTTTTTATGGAGAAAATGGCCCTGAGGCGGGTGCTATAACAGATATCTCGGGTACACAAGAAGGTGCTGTAATGGCAATAAATGCCGATACTTCACTTGATGTCTTTTATGAAAGAGATATTAATGTATTACAAGGCGAAACATATCGTGCTGGTTTTTGGATGTATTTGGTTGAAGGACCAGCAAGAATAGCAATAGATATTAAAGAAAAAGATACAGGTAAATTGATGGGGACGTTTTCCTCAGATACTTTCCCTAATTCGGGGAATACCCAAGGTAAATGGATTAATGTAGAGTTATATTTTAGTGTTCCTACCGTGGCTGAAGCTCCGTGTGGTATTGGTGATTTGGTGATGGAATTTCGTAACGATTTAAATTCAAACACTGGAAACAATTATTATATTGATAACCTCACACTAACAAGGTTAGGATCTCTTTGTCCGATGCCAGCAACACCATTGGTGATAGAATGTCCAAAACCTTCAATAATTATTACCAATCCAATGCTTCGCTCGAGAGGTAGGGCAAGAAATTAA
- a CDS encoding gliding motility-associated C-terminal domain-containing protein, with protein MKSYILNISTLIFINITILAQTTNEGLLYVSEGTEFSTVEQFDNLETGEFFNDGNAYIYSHFNNNGIVDYYQGGLTQFIGESTQSISGSKESYFYNLYFDNISSAVPFELSGIINVGGESNFYNGILDNDNFGGTITFDAEANHINTSDFSHVDGSVQRIGDNDFIFPIGDGGYYRFAGISVSENPSVTFEGKYYFENSDPLYSHNLRAGVIELIDNQEYWTIEKASTLEEDVLLTLSWREETTPASIISAAQQGNLTIVRWDESTNMWVDEGGAIDLDSQTVTTAVNGYGVFTFGIVNSSKVLPCNIVVYTAVTPNKDGINDYFLIDTSNNECASNLHVQIFNRWGVKVFESHNYGVDGDVFDGYSNGRMTINDSNQLPTGTYYYILDYKYGEPSENNSHKQAGFLYLSGN; from the coding sequence ATGAAAAGTTACATTCTAAATATAAGCACATTAATATTCATTAATATCACAATTCTTGCTCAAACTACTAATGAAGGTTTGTTATACGTAAGTGAAGGTACTGAGTTCTCAACTGTAGAACAGTTTGATAACTTAGAAACAGGTGAATTTTTTAACGACGGTAACGCCTATATTTACAGTCATTTCAATAACAATGGTATTGTAGATTATTATCAAGGTGGTCTCACACAGTTTATAGGCGAGTCAACACAAAGTATTAGCGGTTCAAAAGAAAGCTATTTTTATAATCTGTATTTTGATAATATAAGTAGTGCCGTGCCTTTTGAGTTGTCAGGAATAATAAATGTAGGAGGAGAGTCTAATTTTTACAACGGTATCTTAGATAATGATAATTTTGGTGGTACCATTACATTTGATGCCGAAGCTAATCACATCAACACATCAGATTTTAGTCATGTTGATGGTTCGGTACAAAGAATAGGGGATAACGATTTCATATTTCCAATAGGCGATGGCGGATATTATCGATTTGCAGGTATCTCAGTGTCAGAAAACCCTTCTGTTACGTTTGAAGGGAAATATTATTTTGAAAATAGTGACCCATTGTATTCCCACAATTTACGTGCAGGAGTGATTGAATTGATAGATAATCAAGAATATTGGACAATAGAAAAGGCCTCTACACTAGAAGAAGATGTATTGTTGACTTTATCTTGGCGAGAAGAAACAACACCAGCTTCTATAATATCTGCAGCTCAACAAGGAAACCTAACCATAGTTAGATGGGACGAGTCAACTAATATGTGGGTAGATGAAGGAGGCGCCATAGATTTAGATTCACAAACCGTAACAACAGCGGTAAACGGGTATGGTGTTTTTACTTTCGGTATTGTTAACAGTTCAAAAGTACTTCCTTGTAATATAGTTGTTTATACTGCAGTTACCCCAAACAAAGATGGCATTAACGATTACTTTTTAATAGATACATCAAACAATGAGTGTGCTAGCAATTTGCACGTTCAAATCTTTAATCGTTGGGGAGTTAAAGTATTTGAGTCTCATAACTACGGAGTTGATGGAGATGTTTTTGATGGATATTCAAACGGCCGAATGACCATAAATGATAGTAACCAATTGCCAACAGGTACTTATTATTACATATTAGATTACAAATATGGAGAGCCTTCAGAAAATAATAGTCATAAACAAGCAGGATTCCTATACTTAAGTGGAAATTAA
- the xerA gene encoding site-specific tyrosine recombinase/integron integrase, whose translation MKTNKNITLKHLLINQKKYIGLQFQSDKVLNSLIKELQDIRWNSEFGMYCLPNNKANLSNIFNLFRGVAWVNTNYFFSKSNSKALNEVFDVQWFRNRKKPENYRCCPDSYLDKLELKQYANNTAKTYISCFERFINHFPHKDIDLIDELDVRNYLIYLTQNNWSTSYINQSINSIKFYYEVVLGLPNRFYQIERPRKQKKLPVVLSKTEIQQLINATNNIKHRCILSLLYSAGLRRSELINLKIEDIDSSRMLIKVNNAKGNKDRYTLLSHTVLKDLRKYYLQYKPNKYLFEGQKKEKYSATSISNILSAAANKIKLKKHVTPHTLRHSFATHLLEDGTDIRYIQLLLGHNSTKTTEIYTHVAKSSFNFIKNPLDL comes from the coding sequence ATGAAAACAAACAAAAATATAACTTTAAAACATTTATTAATAAACCAAAAAAAGTACATTGGTTTGCAATTTCAATCTGATAAAGTTTTAAATAGCCTTATAAAAGAACTTCAAGATATTAGATGGAATTCTGAATTTGGCATGTATTGTTTACCTAATAATAAAGCAAACCTTAGTAATATTTTCAACTTATTTAGAGGCGTTGCCTGGGTAAATACAAATTATTTTTTTTCTAAATCTAACTCTAAAGCATTAAACGAAGTTTTTGATGTACAATGGTTTAGAAACAGGAAGAAACCTGAAAATTACAGATGTTGTCCAGATTCTTATCTAGATAAGTTAGAATTAAAGCAATATGCCAATAATACTGCAAAAACCTATATTTCTTGCTTTGAAAGATTTATTAATCATTTTCCTCATAAAGACATAGATCTTATAGATGAATTAGATGTTAGAAACTATTTAATATATTTAACCCAAAACAACTGGTCTACCTCATATATTAACCAAAGTATAAACAGCATTAAGTTTTACTATGAAGTTGTGTTGGGGCTTCCTAACAGATTTTACCAAATAGAACGCCCTAGAAAGCAAAAAAAGCTGCCCGTTGTGTTATCAAAAACAGAGATACAACAACTAATAAACGCCACCAATAACATAAAACACAGATGCATTTTATCTTTACTATATTCTGCAGGCTTAAGGCGCAGCGAACTTATTAATCTGAAAATAGAAGACATAGATAGTAGTCGTATGCTCATTAAAGTTAACAATGCAAAAGGAAACAAAGACAGATACACTTTACTATCTCATACCGTATTAAAAGATTTAAGAAAATACTATCTACAATACAAACCAAACAAATATTTATTTGAAGGTCAAAAAAAAGAAAAGTATAGTGCAACTAGCATATCTAACATCCTTTCTGCAGCTGCTAATAAAATTAAATTAAAAAAACACGTTACACCACATACATTAAGACATAGTTTTGCTACTCATTTATTAGAAGACGGAACAGACATAAGGTACATTCAACTTTTATTGGGGCACAATTCGACCAAAACTACAGAAATCTATACCCATGTAGCAAAAAGCAGTTTTAATTTTATAAAAAACCCATTAGATTTGTAA
- a CDS encoding LytTR family DNA-binding domain-containing protein, giving the protein MNSRFFRVHNSYLVNLNHIKKYTKGKGGYITLTNNENIDVSHRRKDMFLKIINQ; this is encoded by the coding sequence ATGAATTCAAGATTTTTTAGAGTTCACAATTCCTATTTGGTTAACCTAAATCACATAAAAAAATATACAAAAGGAAAAGGAGGCTATATTACATTAACAAACAATGAAAACATTGATGTTTCTCATAGAAGAAAAGATATGTTTTTAAAAATCATAAATCAATAA
- a CDS encoding type IX secretion system membrane protein PorP/SprF translates to MKKNKTYNMFMLLLLSFVMLTTTLQAQQESQFTQYMYNTVSINPAYAGNRGSLSLLGLYRNQWVGLDGAPETMNFTAHSPIGVRGVGLGIGFTSDKIGPSSESIVSADFSYTINFSEKIQLSFGIKGGISLMDINPNKLLIYNPNDYNLEFNSSSSPIIGLGFFLHSEDWYLGVSSPNLLETEYYDDIQVSTASEKSHLYFTGGYIFTMSPIIKFKPALMVKAVTGAPLAIDVSANMLFYDQLTLGLAYRFDAAVSALAGFQINDNIMIGYAYDYDTTELGNYNNGSHEIFLRFELGTRFKAKVNPRFF, encoded by the coding sequence ATGAAGAAAAACAAAACATATAATATGTTTATGCTCCTGTTGTTAAGCTTTGTAATGTTAACAACAACATTACAAGCTCAACAGGAATCTCAGTTTACTCAATATATGTATAATACGGTAAGCATTAACCCAGCCTATGCAGGAAATAGGGGGTCTTTAAGTCTTTTAGGGCTTTATAGAAACCAGTGGGTAGGTTTAGATGGTGCTCCAGAAACAATGAATTTCACAGCACATTCGCCAATAGGTGTTCGTGGTGTAGGTTTAGGAATTGGCTTTACAAGTGATAAGATAGGGCCTTCATCAGAGAGTATTGTTTCAGCAGATTTTTCATATACTATTAATTTCTCAGAAAAGATACAGCTGTCTTTTGGGATTAAGGGAGGAATTTCGCTTATGGATATAAATCCAAATAAGCTTTTAATATACAATCCAAACGATTACAATTTAGAGTTTAATAGTTCTAGTTCGCCTATTATAGGTCTTGGATTTTTTCTTCATTCAGAAGATTGGTACTTAGGAGTATCTTCTCCTAATTTATTAGAGACAGAGTATTATGATGATATACAAGTTTCTACAGCATCAGAGAAGAGCCATCTATACTTTACAGGGGGCTACATATTTACAATGAGCCCTATTATAAAATTTAAGCCAGCATTAATGGTAAAGGCTGTAACAGGTGCTCCATTAGCAATTGATGTATCTGCAAATATGTTATTTTATGACCAATTAACTTTAGGATTAGCCTATAGGTTTGATGCTGCTGTAAGTGCATTGGCTGGTTTTCAAATAAATGACAACATAATGATTGGTTATGCCTATGATTATGATACAACAGAATTAGGGAATTATAACAATGGTTCTCACGAGATTTTCTTGCGATTTGAATTAGGAACTAGATTTAAGGCTAAGGTTAACCCAAGATTTTTCTAA
- a CDS encoding DUF2891 domain-containing protein: MKKLILLCTVFTIFNCNNTKDEKVDIALEEPITVVKAPILNLEQANKLAELPLNCINVEYPNRLSQTLGSDEDLKAPTVLHPAFYGCFDWHSSVHGHWSLVSLLKQFPKLDKADEIKERLLKSISKENIEAEVAYFKGKHNKNYERTYGWTWLLKLAEELHTWDDETARVLERNLQPLADLICEKYIEYLPKLNYALRVGTHSNTAFGLSFAYDYAKTTNHEALKAAIKDKALFFFLNDENCPMSWEPSGSDFLSPCLEEAALMKRLLPAENYKSWLETFLPQLKDKNYSLEPGIVSDRTDGHLVHLDGLNFSRAWNLYEISKGMPEYNHLKNIANQHINHSLPSIFGDDYMGGHWLGSFAIYALNTSKL, encoded by the coding sequence ATGAAAAAATTAATACTACTATGTACAGTTTTTACAATTTTTAATTGCAATAATACTAAGGATGAGAAAGTAGATATAGCATTAGAAGAACCAATAACTGTTGTTAAAGCACCAATATTAAATTTAGAGCAAGCTAATAAGTTGGCAGAATTGCCCCTAAATTGTATAAATGTAGAATACCCCAACCGTTTGTCTCAAACCTTAGGTAGTGATGAAGATTTAAAAGCCCCAACAGTGCTGCATCCTGCGTTTTATGGGTGTTTTGATTGGCATTCATCGGTTCATGGGCACTGGAGTTTGGTGAGTTTATTAAAACAATTTCCTAAGCTTGATAAGGCAGATGAAATTAAAGAACGTTTACTTAAAAGTATTTCAAAAGAAAATATAGAAGCCGAAGTTGCCTATTTTAAAGGGAAACATAATAAAAATTATGAGCGTACTTATGGATGGACATGGTTATTAAAGTTAGCCGAAGAATTGCATACTTGGGATGATGAAACTGCCAGAGTTTTAGAACGTAACTTACAACCTTTAGCAGATCTCATTTGTGAAAAATACATAGAGTATTTACCAAAACTTAACTATGCCCTTAGAGTAGGAACACATAGCAATACAGCTTTTGGTTTATCGTTTGCTTATGATTATGCTAAAACTACCAATCATGAAGCGCTAAAAGCGGCAATTAAAGACAAAGCCTTATTTTTCTTTTTAAATGATGAAAACTGCCCAATGAGTTGGGAGCCGAGTGGAAGTGATTTTTTATCGCCTTGTTTAGAAGAAGCTGCATTAATGAAACGTTTGCTGCCAGCAGAAAATTATAAATCTTGGTTAGAAACTTTTTTGCCACAATTAAAAGATAAAAATTACAGTTTAGAACCTGGAATAGTTTCAGATAGAACCGATGGTCATTTAGTACATTTAGATGGTTTAAATTTTTCTCGCGCATGGAATTTATACGAGATTTCTAAGGGAATGCCAGAATATAATCACTTAAAAAACATTGCAAACCAGCATATAAACCATTCTTTACCTAGTATTTTTGGTGATGATTATATGGGCGGACACTGGTTAGGTAGTTTTGCTATTTATGCTTTAAACACTTCCAAATTGTAA